The following coding sequences are from one Pigmentibacter sp. JX0631 window:
- a CDS encoding RNase A-like domain-containing protein has protein sequence MLNYLKIILIVFLNFFYHFSTSANSCCSVITGNTGEININIVPYPGGGGGGSGGGIKPPTPMQIEAERFSAATLAQMYQHQERLNQISHQQFKESLKLISAIKDMHERNSSYQSNNLKLLEYKETITDNSSSSIPSDSSDTTKGKNLNISSNEKNFVDPFQGKTPETVVYEIEEGIQSSSLSEAQKMIRKGVNLFTEYQKEKNPERKAEIGKVINKVFNENGVFKKYIQYYPKLKNYQLKATVDIYNYFEVARNLQNINHALHVMKHSYSPMTIERAERVIENALKADLLLANNLLEQAKRYTSRGYVFSIFQQNKQNGNFNNRKYSRFTNEYLNVDESIKAVSSYEHYYIMQTANDLSYALYLNKSLPADYQVLSQISLNQLQDSAKNNDIPKFEDDIDNAWKNIDTMSSIGSGVAKGVYQVVEDTVTGVYELVTHPIDSATAIADALYNYDRTYSIIVDKIKSDVENFHTLSTEEKAKFITKTSLEIATLITPRGLLKNTVELKKIADASYLASNKIVNHYAKALAREQILLPDKTFVSQTIPSGNLLASEGRPYGHTIDRHTSIENASLKFRALNDPKVPGGKTSTFPNITIAEQAIANTIAQNKVNIENWLRNPDPKAYKLEFKSIVPSSHFTGTSYSKFTDQFTNVTNTKVVLKKSKDFPEGYFILTAFPIE, from the coding sequence ATGCTAAATTATTTGAAAATAATTTTAATTGTATTTTTAAACTTTTTTTATCACTTTAGTACTTCTGCAAATTCATGTTGTTCAGTTATTACTGGAAATACTGGGGAAATAAATATAAATATAGTACCATATCCTGGCGGAGGAGGTGGTGGTTCTGGTGGAGGAATTAAGCCACCAACTCCTATGCAAATAGAAGCAGAACGATTCTCTGCAGCTACACTTGCACAGATGTATCAACATCAAGAAAGATTGAATCAAATTTCACACCAGCAGTTTAAGGAATCGCTTAAATTAATATCTGCAATTAAAGATATGCATGAAAGAAATTCCTCTTATCAGTCCAATAATTTAAAATTGTTGGAGTATAAAGAAACTATTACAGATAATTCGTCTTCTTCAATTCCAAGTGATTCTTCTGATACTACAAAGGGAAAAAATTTAAATATTTCTTCTAATGAAAAAAACTTTGTAGATCCTTTTCAGGGAAAAACACCAGAAACAGTTGTCTACGAAATTGAAGAGGGAATTCAAAGTAGTAGTTTATCTGAAGCACAAAAAATGATTCGCAAAGGTGTAAATTTATTTACTGAGTACCAAAAGGAAAAAAATCCTGAGAGGAAAGCTGAAATAGGAAAAGTTATAAATAAAGTTTTTAATGAAAATGGTGTATTTAAAAAATATATTCAATACTATCCTAAATTAAAAAACTATCAATTAAAGGCTACTGTTGATATTTATAATTATTTTGAAGTTGCTAGAAATTTACAAAATATAAATCATGCACTGCATGTAATGAAACACTCATACTCTCCAATGACAATTGAACGTGCGGAGCGGGTAATTGAAAATGCTTTAAAAGCTGATCTTTTATTAGCAAATAATTTATTAGAACAAGCAAAAAGATATACGAGCCGTGGATATGTTTTTTCAATTTTTCAACAAAATAAGCAAAATGGAAACTTTAATAACAGAAAGTATTCAAGATTTACTAATGAATATTTAAATGTTGATGAATCTATTAAAGCCGTTAGTTCCTATGAGCATTACTACATTATGCAAACGGCTAATGATCTTAGTTATGCTCTTTATTTAAATAAATCGCTGCCTGCAGATTATCAGGTATTATCTCAAATTAGTTTAAATCAGTTACAAGATTCAGCTAAAAATAATGATATACCTAAATTTGAAGATGATATCGATAATGCATGGAAAAATATTGATACCATGAGCAGTATTGGCTCTGGTGTTGCAAAAGGCGTTTATCAAGTAGTTGAAGATACTGTTACAGGAGTTTATGAACTTGTTACACATCCTATAGATTCAGCCACCGCAATCGCTGACGCTCTTTATAACTATGATAGAACCTATTCTATTATTGTTGATAAAATTAAATCTGATGTTGAAAATTTTCATACCCTTTCTACCGAAGAAAAAGCTAAATTTATAACCAAAACTTCATTAGAAATTGCAACTCTAATTACCCCTAGAGGACTACTTAAAAATACCGTTGAGCTCAAAAAAATTGCCGACGCTTCCTACTTAGCCTCTAATAAAATTGTAAATCATTACGCTAAAGCTTTGGCAAGAGAGCAAATTCTTTTACCAGATAAAACTTTTGTCTCGCAAACTATTCCAAGCGGGAATTTGTTGGCTAGTGAAGGTAGACCATATGGTCATACTATAGACAGGCATACCAGCATAGAGAATGCAAGTTTGAAATTTAGAGCTTTGAATGACCCTAAAGTTCCAGGTGGAAAAACTTCAACCTTTCCAAACATCACAATTGCAGAGCAGGCTATTGCAAATACTATTGCTCAGAATAAGGTAAATATTGAGAATTGGTTGAGAAATCCTGATCCAAAAGCTTATAAACTCGAATTTAAATCAATTGTTCCTTCAAGTCACTTTACTGGAACTTCATATAGTAAATTTACTGATCAATTTACTAATGTTACTAACACAAAGGTAGTGTTAAAAAAGAGTAAAGATTTTCCAGAAGGATATTTCATTTTAACTGCTTTTCCTATTGAATAA
- a CDS encoding contact-dependent growth inhibition system immunity protein, producing the protein MNIEKFAELKNIIGCYLHQDYMYDKFDYAIYDVIIDWQGTGLNLVIDQINHLIEEVKTEENLKKILIDNFELDIFPNDPDIKTYTKLLERIRDVMIKYLAEGANNTKYFFDKVKFNYLEKIYMSYFSKDSEVNIKNIDLIIDEITKKFTIYELESIIEEVNFLVKITITDENLEDFLKTEINFKIIPQEWGDFNSKRELLEYMADKIYNYKFNFNMSKKMK; encoded by the coding sequence ATGAACATTGAAAAATTTGCAGAACTTAAAAACATTATTGGATGTTATTTACATCAAGACTATATGTATGATAAATTTGATTATGCAATTTATGACGTTATAATAGATTGGCAAGGAACGGGCTTAAATTTAGTTATCGATCAAATTAATCATCTAATAGAAGAGGTTAAAACTGAAGAAAATTTGAAAAAAATTTTAATCGATAATTTTGAGTTGGATATTTTTCCAAATGATCCTGATATTAAGACTTATACAAAACTATTAGAAAGAATTCGTGATGTCATGATAAAATATTTAGCAGAAGGAGCTAATAACACCAAATACTTCTTTGATAAAGTTAAATTTAATTATCTTGAAAAAATATATATGTCTTACTTCAGTAAAGATAGTGAAGTAAATATTAAAAATATAGATCTAATAATCGATGAAATTACTAAAAAATTTACTATCTATGAACTAGAATCAATTATTGAAGAGGTAAATTTTTTAGTAAAAATTACTATAACAGATGAGAATTTAGAAGATTTTTTGAAAACAGAAATAAATTTTAAAATAATTCCGCAAGAGTGGGGTGATTTTAATTCAAAGAGAGAACTTTTAGAATACATGGCAGATAAAATATATAATTATAAATTCAACTTTAATATGAGCAAAAAAATGAAGTAA